From Meiothermus sp., a single genomic window includes:
- a CDS encoding DevR family CRISPR-associated autoregulator: MKKLFSISISGLATMNLHSLNNEGGEGNHIQTRMVDIVDKHGKLHPVNAVSGDMFKHIFVEHFQALAMKQGLKLCAGCRTLNANRLNADSGFEAAIKDKSNAEIANLIPQWCALDDVAGILITQGNRSVGRKSVLELGWVTGVPERVTTDSFFHVKYDPQGRGKTGSDDGSNTGQAIFHRPASSGQYAVVAHLEAYRIGLNDITQTYAIDEAEREQRFKAVMKALAFTFLEPNGAMRNTQNPHLTDFTGVITTSTSSVPAPTVSPLNPEFREQVEGITNNLNRLAENALELHHFGSLSEFAEKMTDLTLDSTSGSFGS; this comes from the coding sequence ATGAAAAAGCTCTTCAGCATTTCTATCAGCGGCCTAGCCACCATGAACCTGCACAGCCTCAACAACGAGGGCGGGGAGGGTAATCATATTCAGACCCGAATGGTGGACATCGTGGACAAACATGGAAAACTTCACCCTGTCAACGCCGTTTCGGGGGACATGTTCAAGCATATTTTTGTCGAGCACTTTCAAGCTCTGGCGATGAAGCAGGGTCTCAAGCTATGCGCTGGCTGCCGCACGCTGAACGCCAACCGCCTAAATGCCGACAGCGGCTTTGAGGCAGCCATCAAGGATAAATCCAACGCCGAGATTGCGAACCTGATTCCCCAGTGGTGTGCCCTCGACGATGTGGCCGGTATTCTTATCACCCAAGGGAACCGTAGCGTTGGGCGTAAAAGTGTGCTCGAGCTGGGCTGGGTCACGGGTGTACCCGAACGTGTGACCACCGACAGTTTTTTTCACGTCAAATATGACCCGCAAGGGCGCGGCAAAACCGGAAGTGACGATGGCAGCAACACGGGGCAAGCCATTTTCCACCGCCCCGCCTCGAGCGGCCAGTACGCAGTAGTAGCTCATTTGGAGGCGTACCGCATTGGCCTCAACGACATCACCCAAACCTACGCCATTGACGAGGCCGAGCGCGAGCAGCGCTTCAAAGCCGTGATGAAAGCCCTGGCCTTTACTTTCCTTGAGCCCAATGGCGCCATGCGAAACACCCAAAACCCCCACCTGACCGATTTCACGGGGGTGATCACTACCAGTACCTCAAGCGTTCCGGCCCCCACCGTCAGCCCGCTCAACCCCGAGTTCAGGGAACAGGTCGAGGGCATCACCAATAACCTGAACCGATTGGCCGAGAACGCCCTTGAGCTGCACCACTTCGGTTCTCTTTCAGAATTTGCCGAGAAGATGACAGACTTGACCCTTGATTCCACTTCAGGCAGTTTCGGGAGCTAG
- the cas6 gene encoding CRISPR system precrRNA processing endoribonuclease RAMP protein Cas6 — protein sequence MLEFDLPIGYLRVGLKAIQPIRLPAFAGSKLEGAFGRTLYQIACTRRDLQTCAPCPLRSVCPYAALYAPALPPHLEVDSLENPPRPLVFETHMGQEREIAPGEAFEFGLRIVGKAVQHLPYLVAAIQQMGENGIGLTRGRFELTEVRSVQPYTGETRLLASADSPVVRLEVIPLNAADLPSLPQGPLTLHLETLTHLKSGGKMVETLQFPVLVRALQRRVSNLEQIYGGGKSLGANFSELPLLARGVELVEQQTRHAVQARSGKGKHPVIMNGLVGRVTYSGDLRPFSTLLRFGELVGMGKWAHFGAGKYRIASATQVDDVQ from the coding sequence ATGCTCGAGTTTGACCTACCTATTGGCTACTTACGCGTGGGACTGAAAGCCATTCAGCCCATTCGTTTACCGGCTTTTGCCGGGAGCAAGCTCGAGGGGGCCTTTGGCCGAACGCTTTACCAGATTGCCTGCACCCGCCGAGACCTGCAAACCTGCGCCCCCTGCCCGCTGCGCTCGGTCTGCCCTTATGCGGCCCTGTATGCGCCTGCCCTGCCACCGCACCTCGAGGTGGACTCGCTGGAGAACCCACCCCGCCCGCTGGTGTTCGAGACCCATATGGGGCAAGAGCGCGAGATCGCCCCCGGCGAGGCGTTCGAGTTTGGGCTACGGATTGTGGGGAAGGCGGTGCAGCACCTGCCCTACCTGGTGGCGGCCATCCAGCAGATGGGTGAAAACGGCATCGGCCTGACGCGGGGACGCTTCGAGCTGACCGAGGTGCGCAGCGTGCAGCCCTACACCGGGGAAACCCGGCTGCTCGCCAGCGCCGACAGCCCGGTGGTGCGCCTCGAGGTCATCCCCCTGAACGCTGCCGACTTACCCTCCTTGCCCCAAGGCCCCCTGACCCTACACCTCGAGACCCTCACCCACCTCAAGAGCGGCGGCAAGATGGTGGAGACCTTGCAGTTCCCGGTGCTGGTGCGGGCCTTGCAGCGGCGGGTGAGCAACCTCGAGCAAATTTACGGTGGCGGGAAAAGCTTGGGTGCCAACTTTAGCGAGCTGCCCCTGTTGGCGCGGGGTGTAGAGCTGGTGGAGCAACAAACCCGCCATGCTGTGCAGGCCCGTAGTGGCAAAGGCAAGCATCCGGTGATCATGAACGGCCTGGTGGGCCGTGTGACCTACAGCGGAGATTTACGGCCTTTCTCGACCCTGCTCCGTTTCGGGGAGCTGGTGGGGATGGGCAAGTGGGCGCATTTTGGGGCGGGGAAGTATCGAATTGCATCGGCAACCCAGGTGGATGATGTACAATGA
- a CDS encoding type II toxin-antitoxin system VapC family toxin, producing MSAYFDTSALVKRYDPNEAGASQVMAFLDSGSTVFTSTLTALEVVSAFRIKERSGVLTTRTLQLALTAFEAHALVAYKQVAPQPSTYLEGKRLLLSYKLRAYDALHLATALTIVRVAGIQPGQLEFWTADQEQAAAARVEGLAVMLV from the coding sequence ATGAGCGCCTACTTCGATACCTCCGCACTGGTCAAACGCTACGACCCCAACGAGGCGGGTGCATCCCAGGTCATGGCTTTTCTGGACAGTGGTTCAACCGTGTTTACCAGCACCCTTACGGCCCTCGAGGTGGTCTCGGCCTTTCGCATCAAAGAGCGCAGCGGGGTACTCACAACCCGCACCCTGCAACTGGCCTTGACTGCGTTCGAGGCCCACGCGTTGGTAGCGTACAAACAGGTGGCTCCCCAACCCAGCACCTACCTCGAGGGCAAGCGGCTGCTGCTTTCCTACAAGCTGCGAGCCTACGATGCCCTGCACCTGGCCACCGCGCTTACCATCGTGCGGGTAGCGGGTATTCAACCAGGGCAGCTCGAGTTCTGGACAGCCGACCAGGAACAGGCTGCCGCGGCCAGGGTCGAGGGATTAGCAGTGATGCTGGTTTGA
- the dxs gene encoding 1-deoxy-D-xylulose-5-phosphate synthase translates to MILSKVNQPQDLKALSPEELLQLAEELRSEIIRVCAQNGGHLASSLGAVELIVALHRVFDSPRDRLLFDVGHQAYAHKILTGRKEVFHTIRQEGGLSGFTKVSESEHDAITVGHASTSLANALGMAIARDTLGQNYHVVGVIGDGALTGGMALAALNVIGERKPRLLMILNDNEMSISENVGALNRYFKEYQTKKWVQDTQKWGRQVLEGISPRLFSLVDRAKEAAKLMLHQENPFYAWGIRYVGPVDGHDLPGLIHILEQIKELDGPTLLHIVTQKGKGYGVAEEDPIYWHGPPGFNPENPVKVSKGYSWSAAFGDAVTELAYQEPRLFVITPAMREGSGLVRYSQTHPERYLDTGICEDVAATTAAGMALRGLKPVLAIYSTFMQRAYDQIIHDIAIENLPVVFAVDRAGIVGGDGATHNGVFDIAYLRTVPNVQIAAPKDALELRAMLKKALELGGPIAIRYPRDNVEKAPEGAWPEIEWGRWEVLKEGRRAYILAFGKTLKYALEAAGDDPEVGVINARFIKPLDKEMLQRLALEGYKLVTTEDHQKMGGFGSAVLEALNELGLKPEIRVLGLPDVFYDHGSIPRMHREAGIDAEAIRAALAGMGIDAPVATRLF, encoded by the coding sequence GTGATTTTGTCTAAAGTCAACCAACCGCAAGACCTTAAAGCTTTGTCGCCAGAAGAGCTGCTGCAACTCGCCGAGGAGCTGCGCAGCGAGATTATCCGGGTGTGCGCCCAGAATGGCGGGCACCTGGCCTCCTCGCTGGGGGCGGTGGAGCTGATTGTGGCCTTGCACCGGGTCTTCGACTCGCCTCGAGACCGGCTGCTCTTCGACGTGGGCCACCAGGCCTATGCCCACAAGATCCTTACCGGACGCAAGGAGGTCTTTCACACCATCCGCCAGGAGGGGGGCCTCTCGGGCTTTACCAAGGTCTCGGAGAGCGAACACGACGCCATTACCGTGGGCCATGCCTCCACCTCGCTGGCCAATGCGCTAGGTATGGCCATTGCCCGCGATACCCTGGGCCAGAACTATCACGTGGTGGGCGTTATTGGCGATGGGGCCCTGACCGGCGGTATGGCCCTGGCGGCCCTCAACGTGATCGGAGAGCGCAAGCCCAGGCTCCTCATGATTCTGAACGACAACGAGATGAGCATCTCGGAAAACGTGGGGGCGCTGAACCGCTACTTCAAGGAATACCAGACCAAGAAGTGGGTACAGGACACCCAGAAGTGGGGCCGCCAGGTGTTGGAGGGCATCTCGCCCCGGCTGTTTAGTCTGGTAGATCGGGCCAAGGAGGCCGCCAAGCTGATGCTGCACCAGGAGAACCCCTTCTACGCCTGGGGCATCCGCTACGTGGGGCCGGTGGACGGCCACGACCTGCCGGGCCTGATCCACATTCTGGAGCAGATCAAAGAACTCGACGGCCCCACCCTACTGCACATCGTGACCCAGAAGGGCAAGGGCTATGGGGTGGCCGAGGAAGACCCCATCTATTGGCACGGCCCCCCCGGCTTCAACCCCGAAAACCCGGTCAAGGTGAGCAAGGGCTACTCCTGGTCGGCGGCTTTTGGCGATGCCGTGACCGAGCTGGCCTACCAGGAGCCCCGCCTTTTTGTGATTACCCCCGCTATGCGCGAGGGCTCGGGTCTGGTGCGCTACTCCCAGACCCACCCCGAGCGCTACTTGGACACCGGCATCTGCGAGGATGTGGCCGCCACCACCGCCGCCGGGATGGCCCTGCGGGGCCTCAAGCCGGTGCTGGCCATCTACTCCACCTTTATGCAGCGGGCCTACGACCAGATCATCCACGACATCGCCATCGAGAACCTACCGGTGGTCTTCGCGGTGGATCGGGCCGGCATTGTGGGGGGCGACGGGGCCACCCACAACGGGGTCTTCGACATCGCCTACTTGCGCACTGTGCCCAATGTGCAAATCGCGGCACCCAAGGATGCTTTGGAGCTACGGGCCATGCTCAAGAAGGCCCTCGAGCTGGGCGGGCCCATCGCCATCCGCTACCCTCGCGACAACGTGGAGAAGGCCCCCGAGGGAGCCTGGCCCGAGATTGAGTGGGGGCGCTGGGAAGTCCTTAAGGAGGGCCGCCGGGCCTACATCCTGGCCTTTGGTAAGACCCTCAAATATGCCCTCGAGGCCGCCGGGGACGACCCCGAAGTGGGGGTGATCAATGCCCGCTTCATCAAACCGCTGGACAAGGAGATGCTACAGCGACTGGCCCTGGAAGGGTACAAGCTGGTTACCACCGAGGATCACCAGAAAATGGGCGGCTTTGGCAGCGCGGTGCTGGAGGCCCTGAACGAGCTGGGCTTGAAGCCCGAGATTCGGGTGCTGGGCTTGCCGGACGTTTTCTACGACCACGGCTCCATTCCCCGCATGCACCGCGAGGCGGGCATCGATGCCGAGGCCATCCGGGCGGCCCTGGCCGGGATGGGGATAGACGCTCCGGTAGCGACCCGGCTCTTTTGA
- the cas4 gene encoding CRISPR-associated protein Cas4 has translation MEEGEPLITPAELRQYHYCPRVVFYERCTPVYRRETLRMQYGREAHDVEVALEKQRSLQRYGLHQGQREFGVHLHCDSLELSGIADLVVTVGAESYPVEFKDSTREPDLGHRMQLCAYGLLLEATRPTQSPKGFWHSTRTRETYMVEFDAKLRKRTLQAIREINAFIKAERCPDPTPQVAKCFECELKNFCGDVF, from the coding sequence TTGGAAGAAGGTGAACCCTTGATCACCCCCGCCGAGCTACGCCAGTACCACTACTGCCCCCGCGTGGTGTTCTACGAGCGGTGCACCCCGGTGTACCGGCGCGAGACCCTGCGGATGCAATATGGGCGCGAGGCCCACGATGTAGAGGTGGCCCTCGAGAAGCAGCGTAGCCTTCAGCGCTATGGTTTACACCAGGGACAGCGGGAGTTTGGCGTGCATTTGCACTGCGATTCGCTCGAGCTAAGCGGCATTGCCGACTTGGTTGTGACGGTGGGAGCCGAGAGCTATCCGGTGGAATTCAAAGACTCCACCCGCGAACCCGATTTAGGGCACCGGATGCAGCTTTGTGCTTACGGCTTGCTACTTGAAGCCACCCGCCCAACCCAAAGCCCCAAGGGCTTCTGGCACAGCACCCGTACCCGCGAGACCTATATGGTCGAGTTCGACGCCAAGCTGAGAAAGCGAACCTTGCAAGCCATCCGGGAGATCAATGCTTTCATCAAAGCCGAGCGTTGCCCAGACCCCACCCCCCAGGTAGCAAAGTGCTTTGAATGCGAGCTCAAGAACTTCTGTGGGGATGTATTCTAG
- a CDS encoding TM2 domain-containing protein: MANIPKEVLVQKALSNLNQEDRLIFEQSFQRKAKSTGVSYLLWFFFGLHYAYLGQWGMQILYWITFGGFLIWALIDLFRIPGLVESVNRDIAVQTLHDLKVAHG; this comes from the coding sequence ATGGCAAACATACCTAAAGAAGTGTTGGTTCAAAAAGCCCTTAGCAACCTCAATCAGGAAGACCGGCTTATTTTTGAGCAGAGCTTCCAGCGAAAAGCCAAAAGCACCGGGGTGTCTTACTTGTTGTGGTTCTTTTTTGGACTACACTACGCCTATCTGGGACAGTGGGGAATGCAAATTCTCTACTGGATAACTTTTGGCGGATTCCTGATCTGGGCATTGATCGATCTTTTTCGGATTCCGGGTTTGGTGGAAAGCGTCAACCGCGATATCGCAGTACAGACCCTACATGACCTCAAAGTGGCCCACGGCTAA
- a CDS encoding C45 family peptidase produces the protein MLPYLSLSGSPYDQGFAQGKALAEAIAHNLALYFRRFEVECKLPSAEARERGARYLEALRRQSPAYTAGLEGIAAGSGQPLVDIATLNVRYEIVYHQFGHEAPNGCTAFALMPAHSADGHLWMGQNWDWMEGVQGALQHISEPDGTRVLAFTEAGIFGGKIGLNSHGLGLCINGLVSKGDHWAGLGQPFHLRTYRALRQKTLEEAQRVLLEPPHTSSANFLLGQGDKAVDLEVSPMGLARWEDPRQLVHANHYIAPERYGIEVPPIEWLDRSHHRAERLEQRLRGVEKPGLADLQAALADREGAPYAVCRTPSPEEYALGEPYRTIVSVIMNLGTGELWISDGPPHENPYLRYVV, from the coding sequence ATGCTGCCCTACCTTTCACTCTCCGGTTCACCCTACGATCAGGGTTTCGCGCAGGGGAAGGCCCTGGCCGAGGCCATTGCGCACAACCTGGCGCTTTACTTTCGGCGCTTTGAGGTGGAGTGCAAGCTACCGTCCGCCGAGGCCCGTGAGCGGGGGGCGCGCTACCTGGAGGCCCTGCGCCGGCAGAGCCCGGCCTACACCGCGGGCCTCGAGGGCATCGCGGCGGGCTCGGGGCAGCCCCTGGTGGACATCGCCACCCTCAACGTGCGCTACGAAATCGTGTATCACCAGTTCGGCCACGAGGCCCCCAACGGCTGCACCGCCTTTGCCCTGATGCCTGCCCACAGCGCCGACGGCCACCTCTGGATGGGCCAGAACTGGGACTGGATGGAGGGAGTGCAGGGGGCCTTGCAGCACATCAGCGAGCCCGACGGTACGCGGGTGCTGGCCTTTACCGAGGCGGGCATTTTTGGAGGGAAAATCGGCCTCAACTCGCACGGGCTGGGTCTGTGCATCAACGGGCTGGTCTCCAAGGGCGACCACTGGGCCGGGCTGGGCCAGCCTTTCCACCTGCGCACCTACCGGGCGCTGCGGCAGAAGACCTTGGAGGAGGCCCAAAGGGTTCTGCTCGAGCCTCCCCACACCAGCTCGGCCAACTTTTTGCTCGGACAAGGGGACAAGGCGGTGGATCTCGAGGTCTCGCCCATGGGCCTCGCCCGCTGGGAAGACCCCCGCCAGCTCGTGCATGCCAACCACTACATCGCCCCCGAGCGCTACGGCATCGAAGTGCCTCCCATCGAGTGGCTCGACCGCTCGCACCACCGGGCCGAACGGTTGGAACAGCGCCTGCGCGGGGTGGAAAAACCCGGCCTGGCCGACCTCCAGGCGGCCCTGGCCGATCGGGAGGGGGCCCCCTACGCGGTCTGCCGCACCCCCAGCCCCGAGGAGTACGCCCTGGGCGAGCCCTACCGCACCATCGTCTCGGTGATTATGAACTTGGGCACCGGCGAGCTCTGGATTTCCGATGGCCCGCCTCACGAGAACCCTTACCTGCGCTACGTGGTCTAA
- the cas2 gene encoding CRISPR-associated endonuclease Cas2 — MLIQDPRKPGKPVLVLYDITDDRIRTKASDACKDYGLDRIQFSAYSGRLTKAAREELEIRLGKILGDHSGAITVIQLEQAQFEGAWKKVNP; from the coding sequence ATGCTGATCCAAGACCCCCGCAAACCCGGTAAGCCCGTACTGGTGCTCTACGACATCACCGACGACCGTATTCGTACCAAGGCCAGCGACGCCTGCAAGGACTATGGCTTGGATCGGATTCAGTTTAGCGCCTATAGCGGCAGGTTAACCAAGGCCGCACGAGAGGAACTCGAGATTCGGCTGGGCAAAATCCTGGGCGACCATAGCGGGGCCATTACCGTAATCCAGCTCGAGCAGGCCCAGTTTGAGGGCGCTTGGAAGAAGGTGAACCCTTGA
- the cas3 gene encoding CRISPR-associated helicase Cas3', with the protein MTEVLEKHFGFKPYAFQVRVAEMLLKGRNVILRAPTGSGKTEAALAPFIVARATAHPNFPLKAMLASPMKTLAKGIHSRAQKLMSKLGLDVRLHTGEDQGAPLLEGDIVVTTIDQLISNYAHIPLSMSKGRANIGAGAVISSYVVFDEFHLLDPKRAFQTALLMMEQLQGITPFLLMTATLSSEMVQRLAEQCKVEIIEPTPEELAAMPSQRKTRHIQRVNSLLTAEAVAQAHQRRSLAICNTVSRAQALYAALVALKVNGRENLRETRIELIHSQFFPSDRAKKEEQLEQWMGKGSTENIILVATQAVEVGINISSENLHTELCPANSLLQRAGRCARFEGETGTVHVYDLPLNERGEKRIMPYPALKAELEATWEALETLENPVGFAQEAALINKVHEARDLQYLQAAMSSKQLHLEKLQKAQLGDRGMASSLIRQVISQNVILHPDPHQLSTWRGVSWCEMVSLFPGKLNALLKTQTDDWGETEEWVAMIPSEVQSDEGTRLVWQPCNDLRQLELAPLVAVNPKRVYYSPEEGLRPDRLEPSPNLDQFPRRKEATDSGERQDWWYTFETYREHLKNVMNALDRVAPEVLRACSKVDAKFNLPEGTLLKAIKVAIAAHDIGKCSSEWQGWTRRWQQLQLETYPDLLWHGLEGCFKATPQPPGVFCAHTDYHPALDKARSEAQPKRPGHSGESAAVLEKTYYERFLDWVRDDGLGGQVFCAIYGAIARHHGAYSSGETAAWKLDLGSSQEIGAVFAELVGEKLDMKQLEGLERTGVPASQPTDLMPQPTEPLAWIAYSLISRALRLADSQSFVRHPSYQERRSSEN; encoded by the coding sequence ATGACCGAGGTTTTGGAAAAACACTTCGGCTTTAAACCCTACGCCTTCCAAGTAAGGGTAGCGGAGATGCTCCTAAAGGGCCGCAACGTAATACTCCGGGCGCCCACTGGCTCGGGCAAAACAGAAGCTGCGCTGGCACCTTTTATCGTGGCTCGAGCCACCGCTCATCCGAACTTTCCGCTCAAGGCCATGCTGGCCTCGCCCATGAAAACTTTGGCCAAGGGTATTCACTCGAGGGCCCAAAAGCTCATGTCCAAGCTGGGGCTGGATGTGCGGCTGCATACCGGTGAAGACCAGGGCGCACCGCTGCTCGAGGGCGACATTGTGGTCACGACCATTGATCAGCTCATCAGCAACTACGCTCATATCCCTCTTTCGATGAGCAAAGGCCGGGCCAACATTGGAGCGGGCGCGGTGATCTCGAGTTACGTGGTGTTTGATGAATTCCACTTGCTTGATCCCAAAAGAGCCTTTCAAACCGCGCTCTTGATGATGGAACAGCTACAGGGCATCACCCCCTTTTTGCTAATGACCGCCACGCTCTCGAGCGAGATGGTGCAGCGTTTGGCAGAGCAGTGCAAGGTTGAAATCATCGAACCTACCCCCGAAGAACTGGCCGCCATGCCCAGCCAAAGAAAAACCCGCCATATTCAGCGGGTGAACAGTTTGCTGACTGCGGAAGCGGTTGCCCAAGCCCACCAAAGGCGCAGTCTGGCCATCTGCAATACCGTCTCGAGGGCTCAGGCGCTCTACGCTGCCCTTGTAGCCTTGAAGGTCAATGGACGCGAAAACCTGCGAGAAACCCGAATAGAGCTCATCCATTCGCAGTTCTTTCCCTCGGATCGAGCCAAAAAAGAAGAACAGCTCGAGCAGTGGATGGGGAAGGGTAGCACGGAAAACATCATCCTGGTGGCCACGCAGGCTGTTGAGGTTGGCATCAACATCTCGAGCGAGAACCTGCACACCGAGCTTTGCCCCGCCAACAGCCTGCTGCAGCGAGCGGGGCGCTGTGCGCGCTTTGAGGGCGAGACCGGAACCGTGCACGTCTACGATTTGCCGCTCAATGAACGGGGCGAGAAGCGCATTATGCCCTACCCCGCACTGAAGGCAGAGCTCGAGGCTACTTGGGAAGCGCTGGAAACCCTTGAGAATCCTGTTGGATTTGCCCAAGAAGCGGCCCTAATCAACAAGGTGCATGAGGCCCGTGACCTTCAATACTTACAAGCTGCAATGAGTAGTAAACAGTTGCACTTGGAGAAACTACAAAAAGCTCAGCTTGGAGACCGGGGCATGGCCTCGAGCCTGATTCGCCAGGTGATTAGCCAGAATGTGATTCTCCACCCCGATCCCCACCAGCTCTCTACCTGGCGTGGGGTCTCGTGGTGCGAGATGGTAAGCCTCTTCCCAGGCAAGCTCAACGCACTTCTGAAAACCCAGACCGATGACTGGGGCGAGACCGAGGAGTGGGTGGCGATGATTCCCTCAGAAGTCCAGAGCGACGAGGGTACACGTCTCGTCTGGCAGCCCTGTAACGATCTCCGACAGCTCGAGCTAGCCCCCTTGGTCGCCGTTAATCCCAAGCGAGTTTACTACAGCCCTGAGGAGGGCCTGCGCCCCGATCGGCTCGAGCCATCTCCCAATTTAGATCAGTTCCCACGCCGGAAGGAGGCCACCGATAGTGGGGAGCGCCAGGACTGGTGGTATACCTTTGAGACCTATCGCGAACACCTCAAGAACGTGATGAACGCTTTGGACAGAGTAGCTCCAGAGGTCTTAAGGGCCTGCTCAAAGGTGGATGCAAAATTCAATCTGCCGGAGGGCACACTCTTGAAGGCCATCAAGGTGGCCATTGCCGCTCACGACATCGGCAAGTGCTCTAGCGAGTGGCAAGGCTGGACGCGCCGGTGGCAGCAATTGCAGCTCGAGACCTACCCCGACCTGCTGTGGCATGGCCTCGAGGGCTGTTTCAAGGCAACCCCCCAACCTCCTGGGGTATTTTGCGCCCACACCGACTACCACCCTGCTCTCGACAAAGCCCGCTCCGAAGCCCAGCCCAAGCGACCGGGCCATTCGGGGGAGTCGGCTGCGGTACTGGAAAAAACCTACTACGAGCGCTTTTTGGATTGGGTGAGGGACGACGGGTTGGGTGGCCAGGTTTTTTGCGCCATCTACGGCGCGATTGCCCGACACCACGGGGCCTACAGCAGCGGGGAAACGGCTGCTTGGAAACTGGATCTTGGCTCGAGCCAGGAGATCGGAGCCGTGTTTGCAGAGCTGGTGGGCGAGAAGCTCGATATGAAGCAACTAGAAGGGCTCGAGCGGACGGGTGTGCCCGCTTCGCAGCCAACCGACTTGATGCCCCAACCCACCGAACCCCTGGCCTGGATTGCCTACAGCCTGATTTCAAGGGCCTTGCGCCTGGCCGACAGCCAATCCTTTGTTCGTCATCCATCCTATCAGGAGAGGAGGTCGAGTGAGAACTGA
- the cas1 gene encoding CRISPR-associated endonuclease Cas1 has translation MNLIIEERGTFIGLKSERLQFRVEGQPLKEVALRDLETLSIVTSAASISVEAIRACARFGVQIDLLDGLGDPYAKITSPYLVGTVTTRRAQMLAYTTSKGLEVAKHAVRARLKNQANLLRYFGKYRREADPAAFASIEEALPLLQALEAELDTLQAPHVDAARDFLLSVEGRGGVVYWGAIAALLPSDLGFPGRLGRGANDPVNACLNYGYGILYSQAAGALSTAGLEPFAGFLHTDRPGKPSLVLDFVEGFRAAVVDRAIIATLGRGWRPDFENGKLVPASRKRLAEAVLNRLDARDTHKGKRFRLKSIMVAQARSLALFLRDEGEYPVYVASW, from the coding sequence ATGAACCTCATCATCGAGGAACGCGGTACCTTCATCGGCCTCAAGTCGGAGCGCTTGCAGTTTCGGGTGGAGGGCCAGCCCCTGAAGGAGGTGGCCCTGCGCGACCTCGAGACCCTCTCCATCGTCACCAGCGCAGCGAGCATCTCGGTAGAGGCCATCCGGGCCTGTGCACGGTTTGGAGTACAGATTGACCTGCTGGATGGCCTGGGTGACCCCTACGCCAAAATTACCAGCCCCTACTTGGTGGGCACCGTCACCACCCGTCGGGCCCAGATGCTGGCCTACACCACCTCCAAGGGCCTCGAGGTAGCCAAACATGCGGTTCGAGCCCGGCTGAAAAACCAGGCCAACCTGCTGCGCTACTTCGGCAAGTACCGCCGCGAGGCCGACCCAGCGGCTTTTGCGTCAATTGAGGAAGCCCTGCCCCTGCTGCAAGCCCTCGAGGCCGAGCTCGACACCCTGCAGGCTCCCCACGTGGACGCCGCCCGAGACTTTTTGCTGAGCGTGGAAGGGCGCGGTGGGGTGGTGTACTGGGGTGCGATAGCGGCCTTGTTGCCGTCCGACCTGGGTTTTCCGGGCCGCTTGGGCCGGGGTGCCAACGACCCGGTAAATGCCTGCCTCAACTACGGCTATGGGATTTTGTATTCCCAGGCTGCCGGCGCTCTCTCCACGGCGGGCCTCGAGCCCTTCGCGGGCTTCCTCCACACCGACCGCCCCGGCAAGCCCAGCCTGGTGTTGGACTTTGTGGAAGGGTTCCGGGCTGCGGTAGTAGATCGGGCCATCATCGCTACATTGGGGCGGGGCTGGCGGCCCGATTTCGAGAATGGAAAGCTGGTTCCAGCTTCCCGTAAGCGCTTGGCCGAGGCCGTGCTAAACCGTCTGGATGCCAGAGACACCCATAAGGGTAAACGCTTCCGCCTCAAGAGCATCATGGTGGCCCAGGCCCGGAGTCTGGCTTTGTTCTTGCGTGACGAAGGAGAGTATCCCGTCTATGTGGCGAGTTGGTGA
- a CDS encoding ribbon-helix-helix domain-containing protein, which translates to MMIRKQIYIAPEQEAKLKRLAKTTGRTEAEIIREALDALPETSDPVLAALLSQGLVEFVGSSANPTQAQAAYQRYLKQVGRRTLGLSQAILEERQAQR; encoded by the coding sequence ATGATGATTCGCAAGCAAATTTACATTGCCCCCGAGCAGGAGGCCAAACTCAAGCGTCTGGCCAAAACCACCGGGCGAACCGAGGCGGAGATCATCCGCGAGGCCCTGGACGCCTTGCCCGAGACCAGCGACCCCGTGCTGGCTGCACTGCTCAGCCAGGGGCTGGTCGAGTTTGTTGGTTCTTCCGCGAACCCTACCCAAGCTCAAGCCGCCTACCAGCGCTATTTGAAACAGGTTGGACGGCGCACACTTGGTCTGAGCCAGGCCATATTGGAAGAGCGGCAAGCCCAGAGATAA